One Dunckerocampus dactyliophorus isolate RoL2022-P2 chromosome 18, RoL_Ddac_1.1, whole genome shotgun sequence genomic region harbors:
- the cog1 gene encoding conserved oligomeric Golgi complex subunit 1 isoform X4, translating into MPEPPHLASLHVKEQRLYSELLTLSLRRQKQEKFYTIASQIKLLLEIPERMWSAMEASQYLQATQLYLLCCHLHSLLHLDAATGGHYSPVVARFPIIVRQVATTAHFRSTILLDSKSLLRGRAVSDQAIAEALLSTMLLEDSSPRQALADFLLARKASIHQLLNQPQHGAGVKAQVCSLVELLVTTLFQAYAVFYMPSEGSPRPGEATLSCGLLFSILENVTSSTPAAGGKRVLQEDTSTGSWLKYLPPSITEFQPTLRTLAQPIHREQLRDTLQQWINTCKEDICQGVSSLLVYVKSLKGLAAIRDAVWDLLSTDSINQHWNTVCQRLLECRLAVWDDFLQQLFLQRLQAITKEETEAISMSSVQLLTSAVRDLEQHTTHSSVGSDTTCNPVAQYEVDVASYLWSESAGDLLSDAGWVTVNQRGQQQQRSGLAMKTQALTPCLQNFCSSMDGKLKERLDDLQHYLPSQETAGVPSSGPTEGSSPSSFNRFTDSLAVEEALREGCSACVHRILSAVRSELAAATPDPSLARLSSVLFMARLCQSMAELCPGMKHCILGHQPGCQAAAKVTSRQSKKLGKARVAAEVSTAQAKWADLKEELLKCSMEAYRIWSAALSKTLLDTFGTALHAAQSAGAILTTATNWEDLEIQEEAESGSSVTSRIRVPVQPSWFVQSLLFQLCVEVNRVGGHTLPRPTLQQLLQACLDGVLREYRSLTQQEPREGVFPVTQNRALQMIFDLSYLHTTLAAKTDEGKSSRSLQDPRMQELCDWLESHIDPFDLDVFTPPLNANLSRLCQRTSVLFGLVTGSEKHFSLRNGSVTSLEPHNILPLANSQIRFGLLPLSVSSVHKSKMAATNANTQHQLQAPPLFLSADGQESFRPGSRFRQLADQEEDSASSSLFKLSWLSAMAK; encoded by the exons ATGCCCGAACCACCTCACCTGGCttctctccatgtgaaggagcagcggctctactctgagctcctcaccctatctcttagg AGGCAGAAACAGGAGAAGTTCTACACCATCGCCTCTCAGATCAAGCTCCTCTTGGAGATTCCGGAACGCATGTGGAGTGCCATGGAGGCCTCCCAGTATCTGCAGGCCACTCAGCTCTacctgttgtgttgtcatcttCACAGTCTCCTTCACCTGGACGCTGCCACGGGGGGTCACTACAGTCCCGTTGTGGCCCGATTCCCCATCATTGTCCGGCAGGTGGCCACAACTGCTCACTTCAG GTCCACCATTCTCCTAGACAGCAAGTCTCTGCTGCGGGGTCGGGCGGTGTCGGACCAGGCCATCGCGGAGGCTCTGCTGTCGACCATGCTGCTGGAGGACAGCTCTCCACGCCAGGCTCTTGCTGATTTCTTGTTGGCACGAAAGGCCTCCATCCATCAGTTGCTCAACCAGCCCCAACACG GGGCGGGTGTGAAGGCCCAAGTGTGCAGCCTGGTGGAGCTGCTGGTGACCACGCTGTTTCAGGCCTACGCTGTTTTCTACATGCCCTCAGAGGGAAGCCCCAGGCCCGGGGAGGCCACCCTTAGCTGCGGCCTGCTCTTTTCCATTCTGGAAAATGTCACCTCCTCTACACCTGCAG CAGGAGGCAAGAGGGTGCTTCAGGAAGACACGAGTACGGGCAGCTGGCTCAAGTACCTGCCCCCCTCCATCACAGAGTTCCAGCCCACGCTTCGTACCCTGGCACAGCCCATCCACAGGGAGCAGCTGCGTGACACCCTACAGCAGTGGATCAATAC ATGTAAGGAGGACATCTGCCAGGGGGTTAGTAGCCTTCTGGTCTACGTGAAGAGCCTGAAGGGCCTGGCAGCCATTCGGGACGCGGTGTGGGACCTCCTGTCCACAGACTCCATCAATCAGCACTGGAACACGGTATGTCAGCGGCTGCTGGAGTGCCGCCTGGCCGTCTGGGATGACTTCCTGCAACAGCTCTTTCTTCAGCGCTTGCAG GCTATAACCAAAGAGGAGACTGAGGCCATCTCCATGAGCTCTGTACAGCTCCTCACCTCAGCTGTGAGGGATCTAGAGCAGCACACCACCCACTCCTCTGTGGGTAGCGACACCACCTGTAACCCGGTGGCCCAGTACGAAGTAGACGTGGCCTCTTATTTGTGGTCGGAGTCTGCGGGGGACCTGCTGAGTGATGCAGGTTGGGTCACTGTGAACCAGCgggggcagcagcagcagagaagTGGTCTGGCTATGAAGACCCAGGCCCTCACACCCTGTTTGCAAAACTTTTGCTCCTCTATGGACGGCAAGCTGAAAGAAAGACTGGATGACCTCCAGCACTACCTTCCCTCCCAAGAAACAG CTGGAGTCCCATCCTCTGGACCCACCGAGGGCTCGTCGCCGTCGTCCTTCAACCGCTTCACAGACTCGCTGGCAGTGGAGGAGGCGTTACGTGAAGGCTGCAGCGCCTGCGTTCACCGCATCCTCTCTGCCGTCCGCTCGGAACTAGCGGCGGCGACGCCTGATCCCAGCCTGGCCCGCCTGAGTTCAGTGCTGTTCATGGCAAGGCTGTGCCAGTCCATGGCCGAGCTGTGTCCCGGCATGAAGCACTGCATTCTTGGACACCAGCCAGGGTGCCAGGCCGCGGCCAAAGTGACGAGCAGGCAGAGCAAGAAGCTGGGTAAAGCTCGGGTGGCTGCAGAGGTCAGCACCGCTCAGGCAAAGTGGGCAGACCTGAAGGAGGAGCTTCTCAAATGCAGCATGGAGGCCTACCGCATCTGGAGCGCCGCTCTCTCTAAA ACGTTGCTGGATACGTTTGGCACAGCCCTTCACGCAGCACAGTCCGCCGGTGCCATCTTGACGACCGCAACAAACTGGGAGGATCTTGAGATCCAAGAAGAGGCGGAGTCGGGCAGCAGCGTTACATCCAGAATCCGTGTTCCTGTCCAG CCGTCTTGGTTTGTCCAGTCGCTGCTGTTCCAGCTGTGTGTGGAGGTCAACAGGGTAGGGGGTCACACCCTGCCACGACCCACCCTGCAGCAGCTCTTGCAGGCATGTCTGGATGGCGTGTTGCGAGAGTACCGCAGCCTCACGCAGCAGGAGCCCAGG GAAGGCGTATTTCCCGTCACCCAGAACAGAGCCTTGCAGATGATTTTTGACCTTTCTTATCTTCACACCACCTTGGCCGCCAAAACGGATGAAGGCAAGAGCTCCAGATCCCTGCAGGACCCCAG GATGCAGgagctctgtgattggctggagagCCACATTGACCCCTTTGACCTGGATGTGTTCACGCCACCTCTCAACGCCAACCTCAGCCGACTCTGCCAGAGGACGTCG GTGCTGTTTGGGTTGGTGACGGGCTCCGAGAAACACTTTTCCTTGCGGAACGGCAGTGTGACGTCGCTGGAGCCTCACAACATCCTTCCGCTCGCCAACAGCCAGATCAG GTTCGGCTTGTTGCCTCTCAGCGTGTCCAGCGTGCATAaatccaagatggctgccacAAACGCCAACACTCAGCACCAGCTG CAGGCTCCGCCTCTCTTCCTGAGCGCAGACGGGCAGGAAAGCTTCAGGCCGGGCAGCCGCTTCCGTCAACTGGCAGATCAGGAGGAAGACTCCGCCTCTTCGTCTTTATTCAAACTCAGCTGGCTCTCCGCCATGGCCAAGTAA